One genomic region from Vannielia litorea encodes:
- a CDS encoding aspartate kinase gives MPLLVMKFGGTSVATLDRIRRAAKRVGREVAAGYDVIVIVSAMSGETNKLVGFVEETSQLYDAREYDAVVSSGEQVTAGLMALTLQEMDVPARSWQGWQVPLKTTNAHAAARIEEIPTDNIMAKFGEGMKVAVVAGFQGIGPDGRITTLGRGGSDTTAVAFAAAFEAERCDIYTDVDGVYTTDPRITGKARKLEKIAFEEMLELASLGAKVLQTRSVELAMRYNVRLRVLSSFEEQSDEAGTLICAEEDIVESKAVNGVAASREEAKMTLISVADRPGIAAAIFGPLSEAGVNVDMIVQNISEEGRTDMTFSCPINQVARAEKALNDIKEKGGLNFREIVADTDVAKISVVGIGMRSQSGVAAKMFKTLSDEGINIKVIATSEIKISVLVDRKYTELAVQALHDAFELEKA, from the coding sequence ATGCCCCTTCTGGTGATGAAATTCGGCGGCACCTCCGTCGCCACCCTCGACCGCATCCGCCGCGCCGCCAAACGCGTGGGCCGCGAAGTTGCCGCAGGCTACGACGTGATCGTCATCGTCTCCGCCATGTCCGGCGAGACCAACAAGCTCGTCGGCTTCGTCGAGGAAACCTCGCAGCTCTACGATGCCCGCGAGTATGACGCCGTGGTCAGCTCCGGCGAGCAGGTGACGGCGGGCCTGATGGCGCTCACCTTGCAGGAAATGGATGTGCCCGCACGCAGCTGGCAGGGCTGGCAAGTGCCGCTCAAAACCACCAACGCCCATGCCGCCGCCCGGATCGAAGAGATCCCGACCGATAACATCATGGCCAAGTTCGGCGAAGGCATGAAGGTCGCCGTGGTCGCGGGCTTTCAGGGCATTGGCCCCGATGGCCGCATCACCACGCTGGGCCGGGGTGGCTCCGATACCACCGCCGTCGCCTTCGCCGCCGCCTTCGAGGCCGAGCGCTGCGATATCTACACCGATGTCGACGGCGTCTACACCACCGACCCGCGCATCACCGGCAAGGCCCGCAAGCTCGAAAAGATCGCCTTCGAGGAGATGCTCGAACTGGCCTCGCTCGGGGCAAAGGTGCTGCAAACCCGCTCTGTCGAGCTGGCCATGCGCTACAACGTGCGCCTGCGGGTGCTGTCGAGTTTTGAAGAACAATCGGATGAAGCGGGCACACTGATCTGTGCCGAGGAGGATATCGTGGAAAGCAAAGCCGTGAACGGCGTGGCCGCAAGCCGCGAAGAAGCCAAGATGACCCTGATTTCCGTGGCCGACCGCCCCGGCATCGCCGCCGCCATCTTCGGCCCGCTCTCCGAGGCGGGCGTGAACGTCGACATGATCGTTCAGAACATCTCCGAAGAGGGTCGCACCGACATGACCTTCTCCTGCCCGATCAACCAGGTCGCCCGCGCCGAAAAGGCGCTGAACGACATCAAGGAAAAGGGCGGGCTGAACTTCCGCGAGATCGTGGCCGATACCGATGTCGCAAAGATCTCCGTGGTCGGCATCGGCATGCGCTCGCAGTCCGGCGTGGCCGCCAAGATGTTCAAGACGCTCTCCGACGAGGGCATCAACATCAAGGTCATCGCCACCTCCGAGATCAAGATCTCCGTACTGGTCGACCGCAAGTACACCGAGCTCGCCGTGCAGGCCTTGCACGATGCGTTCGAGCTGGAAAAGGCCTGA
- the ptsP gene encoding phosphoenolpyruvate--protein phosphotransferase, translated as MPEPHQPGSRKLLKRLRETLSEAGEGQERLDAITSLIACEMATDVCSIYLFRDADTLELCATEGLKPEAVHQTRMRLGEGLVGRVALRTTPINTADAPAERGFRYMPETGEERYSAFLGVPIQRLGERLGVLVVQSREARAYSDDDVYGLEVVAMVLAEMAELGMFQSSADGMSARHTHPVLFRGGTGQEGAAEGRVYLHEPRVVVTNPIADDAEAEVERLREAVDKLRYSVDEMLSAAPLGEGDQRQVLEAYRMFANSKGWLKRMEEDIGRGLSAEAAVEKEQSAARARMEQVPDAYLRERLHDLDDLSNRLLRLLTGQGQDDGSEMPGNPVLVARNIGPGELLAYGRKLRGIVLEEGSVGSHAAIVARALAIPLVIHASRITTEALNGDPILVDGDQGIVHLRPEETVQNAFRDKIAMRAKAVERYASIRDLPATDKSGATVALHMNAGLMADLPSLPSSGAEGVGLFRTELQFLIRNQVPRRGELAALYSRVLDAAQGKRVAFRTLDIGSDKVLPYMKPQDEPNPAMGWRAIRVGLDKAGVMRMQLQALIRASCGRPMSVMFPFVAQLSEFTEARDHLMRELEREDRLGHTLPESVEVGAMLETPSLAYAPQKFFELADFISIGGNDLKQFFFAADRENERVRHRYDCLNVSFLSFLEWIVMRCDATGTPVSFCGEDAGRPLEAACFSAIGLRSLSMRPASIGAVKSLLRRIDLSELRKVIETARTEGEQSVRARVEAWLIDNTDPE; from the coding sequence ATGCCAGAACCGCATCAACCCGGCAGCCGCAAGCTGCTCAAGCGCCTACGCGAAACTCTCTCCGAGGCCGGAGAGGGGCAGGAACGGCTCGACGCGATCACCTCGCTGATCGCCTGCGAAATGGCCACCGATGTGTGCTCCATCTACCTGTTCCGCGATGCCGACACGCTGGAACTCTGCGCCACCGAGGGCCTAAAGCCCGAGGCCGTGCACCAGACCCGGATGCGCCTTGGCGAGGGCCTCGTGGGCCGCGTCGCCCTGCGCACCACGCCGATCAACACCGCCGACGCGCCTGCCGAGCGTGGCTTCCGCTACATGCCGGAAACCGGCGAAGAGCGATATTCCGCCTTTCTCGGCGTGCCGATCCAGCGGCTCGGCGAGCGCCTCGGCGTGCTGGTCGTGCAAAGCCGAGAGGCCCGCGCCTATTCCGATGATGATGTCTATGGCCTCGAAGTGGTGGCCATGGTGCTGGCCGAGATGGCCGAGCTGGGCATGTTCCAAAGCTCGGCGGATGGCATGTCGGCCCGCCACACCCACCCGGTCCTGTTCCGCGGCGGCACCGGGCAGGAGGGGGCCGCCGAGGGCCGCGTCTATCTTCACGAGCCGCGCGTGGTGGTCACCAACCCCATCGCCGACGATGCCGAGGCCGAGGTCGAGCGCCTGCGCGAGGCGGTCGACAAGCTGCGCTACTCGGTCGACGAGATGCTCTCCGCCGCGCCACTTGGCGAGGGCGACCAGCGTCAGGTGCTCGAGGCCTACCGCATGTTCGCCAACTCCAAGGGCTGGTTGAAGCGGATGGAAGAAGACATCGGCCGCGGCCTCTCCGCCGAGGCAGCGGTGGAAAAGGAGCAATCGGCAGCCCGTGCCCGGATGGAGCAGGTGCCCGACGCCTACCTCCGCGAGCGCCTGCACGATCTCGACGATCTCTCAAACCGCCTCCTGCGCCTGCTCACCGGGCAGGGGCAGGATGACGGCTCCGAAATGCCCGGCAACCCGGTGCTGGTGGCCCGCAACATCGGGCCGGGCGAGCTGCTGGCCTATGGCCGCAAGCTGCGCGGCATCGTGCTCGAGGAGGGCTCGGTCGGCTCCCACGCTGCCATCGTGGCCCGCGCGCTGGCCATTCCCTTGGTGATTCACGCCAGCCGCATCACCACCGAGGCGCTCAACGGCGACCCGATCCTCGTCGATGGCGATCAGGGCATCGTCCACCTGCGCCCCGAGGAAACCGTGCAAAACGCCTTCCGCGACAAGATCGCGATGCGCGCCAAGGCGGTCGAGCGCTATGCCTCCATCCGCGACCTGCCCGCGACCGACAAGTCGGGCGCCACGGTCGCGCTCCACATGAACGCCGGGCTTATGGCCGATCTGCCCTCCCTGCCCTCCTCCGGCGCCGAGGGCGTGGGCCTCTTCCGCACCGAGCTGCAATTCCTGATCCGCAATCAGGTGCCCCGCCGCGGCGAGCTGGCCGCGCTCTATTCCCGCGTGCTCGACGCCGCGCAGGGCAAACGCGTGGCCTTCCGCACCCTCGATATAGGCTCCGACAAGGTGCTGCCCTACATGAAGCCGCAGGACGAGCCCAACCCGGCCATGGGCTGGCGCGCCATCCGCGTGGGTCTCGACAAGGCCGGCGTCATGCGCATGCAGCTTCAGGCCCTGATCCGCGCCTCTTGCGGGCGGCCTATGTCGGTGATGTTTCCCTTCGTGGCGCAGCTGTCGGAGTTCACCGAAGCGCGCGACCACCTGATGCGCGAGCTCGAGCGCGAGGACCGGCTGGGCCACACCCTGCCCGAGAGCGTCGAGGTCGGCGCGATGCTGGAAACCCCCTCGCTCGCCTACGCGCCGCAAAAGTTCTTCGAGCTGGCCGATTTCATCTCCATCGGCGGCAACGACCTCAAGCAGTTCTTCTTCGCCGCCGACCGCGAGAACGAGCGCGTGCGGCACCGGTACGATTGCCTGAACGTGTCGTTCCTCAGCTTCCTCGAATGGATCGTGATGCGCTGCGATGCCACCGGCACCCCGGTCAGCTTCTGCGGCGAGGATGCCGGCCGCCCGCTGGAGGCCGCCTGCTTCTCCGCCATCGGGCTGCGCTCGCTCTCCATGCGTCCCGCCTCCATCGGCGCGGTCAAATCGCTCCTGCGCCGGATCGACCTGAGCGAGCTGCGCAAGGTGATCGAAACCGCCCGCACCGAGGGCGAGCAATCGGTCCGCGCCCGCGTCGAAGCCTGGCTGATCGACAACACCGATCCGGAATAG
- a CDS encoding O-methyltransferase, translating to MTPDITEVLDRYHARREEERAAPAGQLALDDRLLAVGPETGRLINILAKSIEAPVILEIGTSYGYSGIWLAEAARAAGGRLITMEISAEKSAYATEMSAKAGLAEYVDFRVGDAVEMIGEMAERIDFVLLDLWKDLYIPCLEAFVPKLNPGAIVVADNVRPERELMAQYIDAVRAVLGMASVTLPVGSGLEVSRYR from the coding sequence ATGACCCCCGACATCACCGAAGTTCTCGACCGCTACCATGCCCGCCGCGAAGAGGAGCGGGCGGCCCCGGCCGGGCAACTGGCACTGGACGACCGGCTGCTGGCCGTTGGCCCCGAGACCGGGCGGCTGATCAACATTCTGGCCAAGAGCATCGAGGCGCCGGTGATTCTGGAGATCGGCACCTCCTATGGCTACTCCGGCATCTGGTTGGCCGAGGCCGCGCGGGCGGCGGGCGGACGGCTGATTACCATGGAGATCAGCGCCGAAAAATCGGCCTATGCAACGGAGATGTCGGCCAAGGCGGGGCTGGCGGAATATGTGGATTTTCGTGTCGGCGATGCGGTGGAAATGATCGGGGAGATGGCGGAGCGCATCGATTTCGTGCTGCTGGATCTGTGGAAGGATCTCTACATCCCGTGCCTTGAGGCTTTCGTGCCCAAGCTGAACCCCGGCGCCATCGTGGTGGCCGACAATGTGCGGCCCGAGCGGGAGTTGATGGCGCAGTACATCGACGCTGTCCGCGCGGTGCTGGGCATGGCCAGCGTGACCCTGCCGGTGGGCAGCGGGCTGGAGGTGAGCCGGTATCGCTGA
- a CDS encoding N-acetyltransferase, with translation MIGYGLSEERAEDRWEVEALYDSCFAPGREALSSYRLRDDVAPVAGLCLVARDSLGIVAGAIRYWPVRVGGAEALLLGPVAVHATRQGEGLGAWLITESLERSWALGWTRVMLVGDAPYYARFGFEKLGAVVMPPPTNPERVLGVGDWGGVAGDVEKWA, from the coding sequence GTGATCGGATACGGGCTGAGCGAGGAGCGGGCGGAGGACCGTTGGGAGGTGGAAGCCCTCTATGACAGCTGTTTCGCGCCCGGGCGCGAGGCGCTCTCCTCTTACCGGCTGCGCGACGATGTGGCCCCCGTGGCTGGGCTTTGCCTTGTGGCGCGCGACAGTCTGGGCATCGTGGCCGGGGCGATCCGCTACTGGCCCGTGCGCGTGGGCGGCGCCGAGGCGCTGCTGCTCGGGCCGGTCGCCGTGCATGCCACCCGGCAGGGCGAGGGGCTGGGGGCCTGGCTCATCACCGAGAGCCTTGAGCGTTCGTGGGCGCTGGGCTGGACGCGGGTCATGCTGGTGGGCGATGCGCCCTATTACGCGCGTTTCGGCTTCGAAAAGCTGGGCGCCGTGGTGATGCCGCCGCCGACCAACCCCGAGCGGGTGCTGGGCGTGGGCGACTGGGGCGGCGTTGCGGGCGACGTGGAAAAGTGGGCCTGA
- a CDS encoding flavin reductase family protein has product MFYTPEDGHGLPHNPFNAIVSPRPIGWISSRGAEGHDNLAPYSFFNAVAYVPPQVMFCSTGTKDSLMNIRETGVFCVNIVEAAARDVMNATSAAHLPQVDEFEKAGIEKAECDTIVCPRVASAPANLECRAIKFIQLEGKDNHMVIGEVTGVHIREDCLVNGRFDVTTFQPLSRLGYRDYAVVENVFELTRPDD; this is encoded by the coding sequence ATGTTCTACACCCCCGAAGATGGCCACGGCCTGCCGCACAACCCCTTCAACGCCATTGTCTCACCCCGCCCCATCGGCTGGATCAGCTCGCGCGGGGCGGAGGGCCACGACAATCTCGCCCCCTACTCCTTCTTCAACGCCGTGGCCTACGTGCCGCCGCAGGTCATGTTCTGCTCCACCGGCACCAAGGATTCACTGATGAACATCCGTGAGACGGGCGTGTTCTGCGTGAACATCGTCGAGGCGGCGGCCCGCGACGTGATGAACGCCACCTCCGCCGCCCACCTGCCGCAGGTCGACGAATTCGAGAAAGCCGGGATCGAGAAGGCCGAATGCGACACCATCGTCTGCCCCCGCGTGGCCTCCGCGCCCGCCAACCTCGAATGCCGCGCGATCAAGTTCATCCAGTTGGAGGGGAAGGACAACCACATGGTCATCGGCGAGGTGACAGGCGTGCACATCCGCGAGGACTGCCTCGTGAACGGCCGGTTCGACGTGACCACCTTCCAGCCCCTCTCCCGGCTCGGGTATCGCGACTACGCTGTGGTGGAGAACGTCTTCGAGCTCACCCGCCCTGACGACTGA
- the kynU gene encoding kynureninase, whose translation MDLISDARALDAADALAERRARYLIPGGVIYLDGNSLGPASHAALAALDVAAREEWAEGLIRSWNAAGWFEMPMALGDRIGRLIGARAGSVACCDTISVNLYKVLHACLTLRPDRRVILAEATSFPTDLYIAEGVCAAAGARLVLAEGPVEAALSGEVAAMLVNQVDYRTGAVRDMSALSVLAQEAGALAVWDLSHSAGALEVALDRDGADFAVGCTYKYLNGGPGAPGFVYAAERHHGQIRQPVSGWWGHARPFAFDPGYAAAEGVKAFLAGTQPVLSMRTLSGALDDWDGVDMAGVRAKSRAMTDAFVRWVEALCPGLELGSPREAEARGSQVSFRHPNGYEIIQALIARGVIGDFRAPDVLRFGFAPLYLSFEEVARAVLALRDVLESGEWREPRFAERGAVT comes from the coding sequence ATGGACCTGATTTCTGACGCTCGCGCGCTCGACGCCGCCGATGCGCTCGCCGAGAGGCGGGCGCGTTACCTGATCCCCGGGGGGGTCATCTACCTTGATGGAAATTCGCTCGGCCCCGCGAGCCATGCGGCGCTGGCTGCGCTCGACGTGGCGGCGCGGGAGGAATGGGCCGAGGGGCTGATCCGCTCGTGGAACGCGGCGGGCTGGTTCGAGATGCCGATGGCGCTGGGCGACAGGATCGGGCGGCTGATCGGGGCGCGTGCGGGCTCGGTGGCCTGCTGCGACACGATTTCGGTGAACCTCTACAAGGTGCTGCACGCCTGTTTGACACTGCGCCCGGACCGGCGGGTGATTTTGGCGGAGGCGACGAGCTTTCCTACTGATCTGTACATCGCGGAAGGGGTCTGCGCGGCGGCGGGGGCGCGGCTGGTGCTGGCCGAGGGGCCGGTGGAGGCGGCTCTTTCTGGCGAGGTTGCCGCCATGTTGGTGAACCAGGTGGATTACCGGACGGGCGCGGTGCGGGATATGAGCGCCTTGAGTGTGCTGGCGCAGGAGGCGGGTGCTCTGGCGGTCTGGGACCTGTCGCATTCCGCCGGGGCGCTGGAAGTGGCGCTGGATCGGGATGGCGCGGATTTTGCCGTGGGCTGCACCTACAAGTACCTGAACGGAGGGCCGGGGGCGCCGGGGTTCGTCTATGCCGCGGAGCGCCACCACGGGCAGATCCGCCAGCCGGTGAGCGGCTGGTGGGGCCACGCCCGACCTTTCGCCTTCGATCCGGGCTATGCGGCGGCGGAAGGGGTGAAGGCCTTTTTGGCCGGCACCCAGCCGGTGCTCTCGATGCGCACGCTGTCAGGCGCGCTGGACGACTGGGACGGGGTGGATATGGCCGGGGTGCGGGCGAAGAGCCGCGCGATGACGGATGCCTTCGTGCGCTGGGTCGAGGCGCTGTGCCCGGGGCTGGAGCTGGGTTCACCGAGGGAGGCGGAGGCGCGGGGCAGCCAGGTGTCGTTCCGCCACCCCAACGGCTACGAGATCATTCAGGCGCTGATCGCGCGGGGTGTGATCGGGGACTTCCGCGCGCCGGACGTGCTGCGCTTTGGCTTCGCGCCGCTGTACCTGAGCTTCGAGGAGGTGGCGCGGGCGGTGCTGGCGCTGCGCGATGTGCTGGAGAGCGGCGAGTGGCGCGAGCCGCGGTTTGCCGAGCGGGGCGCGGTGACGTGA
- a CDS encoding SulP family inorganic anion transporter — protein MGDFRQGDEPVAARVKTEVLSGLTVALALVPEAVAFAFVAHVHPLVGLYAAFIVGLITAVFGGRPGMISGATGALAVVMVALVVEHGVEYLFATVILMGILQIAAGIFHLGRFIRLVPHAVMLGFVNGLAIVIFLAQLGQFKVPGGDGEWLSGGPLMLMLGLVALTMLIIWGLPKVTNVIPAPLAGIGIVAILVIVFNIPVPRVGDMASIAGTLPPFHVPFGEGDGLYGTPLAPLNLETLYIIFPYALILAAIGLIESLLTLNLVNQMTDQRGGASKECVAQGMANTVTGFFGGMGGCAMIGQSMINVKSGGRTRLAAIAAALFLLSFILFASPLIEQIPLAALVGVMFMVVIGTFAWNTFRIMRVSTKFASFVTILVTVVTVLEDLAVAVVVGVIVSALHYAWQNAKRITAKSYTTPEGAKVYQVVGPLFFGSADGFTELFTPKDDPKVVIVDFAESRVADQTALSAIEGMAKKYLEEGKELHLRHLSRDCRKLLSQTGLIVEKSEDDPEYQVAANYPVQTGLFGDAH, from the coding sequence ATGGGAGACTTTCGGCAGGGCGACGAGCCGGTGGCCGCGCGGGTCAAGACCGAGGTGCTCTCGGGCCTCACGGTGGCGCTGGCGCTGGTGCCCGAGGCGGTGGCCTTTGCCTTTGTCGCCCATGTGCACCCGTTGGTGGGCCTCTACGCCGCCTTCATCGTGGGCCTGATTACGGCGGTCTTCGGCGGGCGGCCCGGCATGATCTCGGGCGCGACGGGCGCGCTGGCGGTGGTGATGGTGGCGCTGGTGGTGGAGCACGGGGTGGAATACCTCTTCGCCACGGTGATCCTGATGGGGATCTTGCAGATCGCGGCAGGGATCTTTCACCTCGGGCGGTTCATCCGGCTGGTGCCCCATGCGGTAATGCTGGGCTTCGTGAACGGGCTGGCGATTGTTATTTTTCTGGCGCAGCTCGGGCAGTTCAAGGTGCCGGGCGGCGATGGCGAATGGCTCTCGGGCGGGCCGCTGATGCTGATGCTGGGCCTTGTGGCGCTGACCATGCTGATCATCTGGGGCCTGCCGAAGGTGACCAACGTGATCCCGGCGCCGCTGGCGGGCATCGGGATTGTGGCGATCCTCGTGATCGTGTTCAACATCCCCGTCCCGCGGGTGGGCGACATGGCCTCCATCGCCGGCACGCTGCCACCGTTTCATGTGCCGTTTGGCGAGGGCGATGGGCTCTATGGCACGCCGCTGGCGCCGCTGAACCTCGAGACGCTTTACATCATCTTCCCCTATGCGCTGATCCTCGCGGCCATCGGCCTGATCGAGAGCCTGCTGACGCTGAACCTCGTGAACCAGATGACCGACCAGCGCGGCGGCGCCTCGAAAGAGTGCGTGGCGCAGGGTATGGCCAACACGGTGACCGGCTTTTTCGGCGGCATGGGCGGCTGCGCGATGATCGGGCAGTCGATGATCAACGTGAAATCCGGCGGCCGGACCCGGCTGGCGGCGATTGCGGCGGCGCTGTTTTTGCTGTCGTTCATCCTGTTCGCCTCGCCGCTGATCGAGCAGATCCCGCTGGCCGCTCTGGTGGGCGTGATGTTCATGGTGGTGATCGGCACCTTCGCGTGGAACACCTTCCGGATCATGCGGGTGAGCACCAAGTTCGCCAGCTTCGTTACCATCCTCGTGACGGTCGTCACGGTGCTGGAAGACCTCGCGGTGGCGGTGGTCGTCGGCGTGATCGTGTCGGCCCTGCATTACGCGTGGCAGAACGCAAAGCGGATCACCGCGAAGAGCTACACCACTCCGGAAGGCGCAAAGGTGTATCAGGTCGTCGGGCCGCTGTTCTTTGGCTCGGCGGACGGGTTCACCGAGCTGTTCACCCCGAAGGACGACCCGAAGGTGGTGATCGTCGATTTCGCCGAGAGCCGGGTGGCTGACCAGACGGCGCTTTCGGCGATCGAAGGGATGGCGAAGAAGTACCTCGAAGAGGGCAAGGAGCTGCACCTTCGGCACCTCAGCCGGGATTGCCGCAAGCTGCTGAGCCAGACCGGGCTGATCGTGGAGAAGAGCGAGGACGACCCGGAATACCAGGTGGCCGCCAACTACCCGGTGCAGACGGGGCTCTTCGGCGACGCGCATTAG
- a CDS encoding S-methyl-5'-thioadenosine phosphorylase translates to MKRMIGIIGGSGLYDIAGLEDARWQHLDTPWGKPSDAVFTGTLDGAPLAFLPRHGRGHVHTPSTVPYRANIAALKMLGVTDVVSISACGSFREEMAPGDFVLVDQFIDRTFAREKSFFSSGCVAHVSMAHPTCAHLGADLAEAARSAGATVHPRGTYLAMEGPQFSSVAESKMYRGWGCDVIGMTNMPEAKLAREAELCYASLAMITDYDSWHEGHGTVDITEIIATLHGNSARAKDTIAALPARLGPEHTPCPHGCDTALEHAIMTAPEARDPALIEKLKTIAARVL, encoded by the coding sequence ATGAAACGGATGATCGGCATAATCGGCGGCTCGGGGCTTTACGACATCGCGGGGCTGGAAGATGCCCGCTGGCAGCACCTAGATACGCCCTGGGGCAAACCCTCGGACGCGGTCTTCACCGGCACCCTCGACGGCGCGCCACTGGCCTTCCTGCCCCGCCACGGGCGCGGCCATGTGCATACGCCCTCCACCGTGCCCTACCGCGCCAACATCGCCGCGCTCAAGATGCTCGGCGTGACCGATGTGGTGAGTATCTCCGCCTGCGGGAGCTTCCGCGAGGAGATGGCGCCGGGCGATTTCGTGCTCGTCGACCAGTTCATCGACCGCACCTTCGCCCGCGAAAAGAGCTTCTTCTCCTCCGGCTGCGTCGCGCATGTCAGCATGGCCCACCCGACCTGCGCCCACCTCGGCGCCGATCTTGCCGAGGCCGCCCGCAGCGCTGGGGCCACGGTTCACCCGCGCGGCACCTATCTGGCCATGGAAGGACCGCAATTTTCCTCCGTCGCGGAGTCGAAGATGTATCGCGGCTGGGGCTGCGACGTGATCGGGATGACCAACATGCCCGAGGCCAAACTCGCCCGCGAAGCCGAGCTTTGCTACGCCTCGCTGGCAATGATCACCGACTATGACAGCTGGCACGAGGGCCACGGCACCGTGGACATCACCGAAATCATCGCCACCCTCCACGGCAACTCCGCCCGCGCCAAGGACACCATCGCCGCCCTCCCCGCCCGCCTCGGCCCCGAGCACACGCCCTGCCCACACGGCTGCGACACCGCCCTCGAACACGCCATCATGACCGCCCCCGAAGCCCGCGACCCCGCCCTCATCGAAAAGCTGAAAACCATCGCCGCCCGCGTCCTTTAG
- a CDS encoding ion channel — MLIQLLLGSAIMAATTVVAALSLWGLEAFLARIHGWVIRPPQGPRLVAAVVAVMLWTLVVMTAAVWIWALALWALGVFVTLEASVYFALVAFTTLGFGDILLPLEWRLLGGLAAANGLLVFALLAAMLVETLRQTRLRQRGDRG; from the coding sequence GTGCTGATCCAGCTGCTGCTCGGCTCGGCGATCATGGCGGCGACCACGGTGGTCGCGGCGCTGTCGCTCTGGGGGCTGGAGGCATTCTTGGCCCGCATCCACGGCTGGGTGATCCGCCCGCCGCAGGGGCCGCGGCTGGTGGCGGCGGTCGTTGCGGTGATGCTCTGGACGTTGGTGGTGATGACCGCCGCGGTCTGGATCTGGGCGCTGGCGCTCTGGGCCTTGGGGGTCTTCGTGACGCTGGAGGCCTCGGTGTATTTCGCGCTGGTGGCCTTCACCACGCTCGGGTTCGGCGACATCCTCCTGCCGCTGGAGTGGCGGCTGCTGGGCGGGCTGGCGGCGGCGAACGGGCTGCTGGTGTTTGCCCTGCTGGCGGCGATGCTGGTGGAGACCCTGCGGCAGACGCGGCTGCGGCAGCGGGGGGACCGGGGGTAG
- a CDS encoding trimeric intracellular cation channel family protein, translating to MFETVTAVLDWFGLCVFAVTGALVASRKEMDVVGFVLLAVVTGVGGGTLRDLVLGLAPVFWVVRPEVLLVCAGVGALVFFVAHIPASRYRVLLWFDAVGLALFAVTGAERALDAGAGPSVAVAMGVATASFGGILRDLLGGEEPVILRREIYVTAAFAGALVLAMADMAGLGRELALVAGFAVALGLRAAGLWWGLSLPRYRARPGREVSEIEGGDGC from the coding sequence ATGTTCGAGACGGTGACGGCGGTTCTGGATTGGTTCGGGCTTTGCGTCTTTGCGGTGACCGGGGCGCTGGTGGCCTCACGCAAGGAGATGGACGTGGTGGGCTTTGTGCTGCTCGCGGTGGTGACTGGCGTGGGGGGCGGAACGCTGCGTGACCTCGTGCTGGGGCTGGCGCCGGTGTTCTGGGTGGTGCGGCCCGAGGTGCTGCTGGTCTGCGCGGGCGTGGGGGCGCTCGTGTTCTTCGTGGCCCACATCCCGGCCTCGCGCTACCGGGTGCTGCTGTGGTTCGACGCCGTGGGGCTGGCGCTCTTTGCCGTCACCGGCGCGGAGCGGGCGCTGGATGCGGGGGCGGGGCCCTCGGTTGCCGTGGCGATGGGGGTGGCGACGGCCTCCTTCGGCGGCATCCTGCGCGACCTGCTGGGAGGCGAGGAGCCGGTGATCCTGCGGCGGGAAATCTATGTGACGGCGGCCTTTGCGGGCGCCTTGGTGCTGGCAATGGCCGACATGGCCGGGCTGGGCCGGGAGCTGGCGCTGGTGGCGGGCTTTGCGGTGGCGCTGGGCTTGCGGGCGGCGGGCCTCTGGTGGGGCCTGTCGCTGCCGCGCTACCGTGCGCGGCCCGGGCGGGAGGTGTCGGAGATCGAAGGGGGCGACGGGTGCTGA
- a CDS encoding LysE family translocator: MPLDLWLAFAAASTALLLIPGPTVLLVLSYALSQGRRTALACATGVAAGDLIAMSASLAGLGALVAASATAFTLLKWAGAIYLAYLGLKLLRAPAASLDRPEAEPARPATIFRHAATVTALNPKSIAFFIAFVPQFVMPAQPLLPQFAILTATFVTLAALNALAYALAADRLRATIRRPAVLTWLTRAGGGALLAMAAATATLRRA; encoded by the coding sequence ATGCCCCTCGACCTCTGGCTCGCCTTCGCCGCCGCCTCGACCGCCCTGCTGCTGATCCCCGGCCCCACCGTGCTGCTGGTGCTCTCCTATGCGCTGAGCCAGGGCCGGCGCACCGCGCTGGCCTGCGCCACCGGGGTCGCCGCAGGCGACCTGATCGCCATGAGCGCCTCCCTCGCGGGCCTCGGCGCCCTCGTCGCCGCCTCCGCCACGGCCTTCACCCTGCTCAAATGGGCCGGGGCAATCTACCTCGCCTACCTCGGCCTCAAGCTCCTGCGCGCGCCCGCCGCCAGCCTCGACCGGCCAGAGGCAGAACCGGCACGCCCCGCCACCATCTTCCGCCACGCCGCCACCGTGACTGCGCTGAACCCCAAGTCGATCGCCTTCTTCATCGCCTTCGTCCCGCAGTTCGTCATGCCCGCGCAGCCGCTGCTCCCGCAGTTCGCAATCCTCACCGCCACCTTCGTCACCCTCGCGGCCCTCAATGCCTTGGCCTACGCGCTCGCCGCCGACCGCCTCCGCGCCACCATCCGCCGCCCCGCCGTGCTGACATGGCTCACTCGTGCGGGCGGCGGCGCGCTCCTCGCCATGGCCGCCGCCACCGCCACCCTCCGCCGCGCGTGA